The following proteins are co-located in the Pyrobaculum calidifontis JCM 11548 genome:
- the amrS gene encoding AmmeMemoRadiSam system radical SAM enzyme — MVETPLFERVGSGVRCLVCRRRCMLREGTWGLCKNRFAKGGKLYVATYGLLSAAESRPMEIKPMYHFYPRTSALTISGWGCNFPCAWCQNWHLSKVVMYSGVYTPPERIVEWALENGDSGINVSFNEPTMLLEYTVDVFKRAAGLHKTINTNGYLTREALDALIAAGMEGANVDLKGGPETYRRWLAADFHGVVDTIQYLWGRGVHVEVTYLVIPGVNDHEADDVVEAVAKVDRSIPLHITAFHPAHLMPHVPPTPVQLLEEIWQRARKELDYVYVGNVPGHKAQHTYCPKCGALLIKRFADRVVEVKLDGKRCPKCGYEIKIRGHIGHYGNLYRRFI, encoded by the coding sequence GTGGTTGAAACTCCCCTTTTTGAGCGCGTGGGCTCTGGCGTGAGGTGCCTCGTCTGTAGACGTAGGTGTATGTTGCGCGAGGGGACTTGGGGCCTTTGTAAAAACCGGTTCGCCAAAGGGGGGAAGCTCTACGTCGCCACTTACGGCCTCCTCTCCGCGGCGGAGTCGAGGCCAATGGAGATTAAGCCGATGTACCACTTCTACCCGAGGACCTCTGCGTTGACGATAAGCGGGTGGGGTTGCAACTTCCCCTGCGCTTGGTGTCAAAACTGGCACTTGAGCAAGGTGGTGATGTACTCCGGCGTATATACACCGCCGGAGAGGATAGTGGAGTGGGCCTTAGAAAACGGCGACTCTGGAATCAACGTGAGCTTCAACGAGCCGACTATGCTCCTGGAGTACACAGTGGACGTGTTTAAACGCGCCGCGGGCCTCCACAAGACGATTAATACAAACGGCTACTTAACCCGCGAGGCCTTAGACGCGCTTATAGCTGCGGGGATGGAGGGGGCAAACGTGGACTTAAAGGGGGGACCTGAGACCTACAGACGCTGGCTGGCCGCGGATTTTCACGGCGTAGTGGATACGATACAGTACCTCTGGGGCAGAGGCGTACACGTCGAGGTGACGTACTTGGTAATACCCGGGGTCAACGACCACGAAGCAGACGACGTCGTAGAGGCCGTCGCCAAGGTGGATAGGTCAATACCGTTGCACATCACGGCATTCCACCCGGCGCACTTGATGCCCCACGTGCCGCCCACCCCCGTCCAACTCTTGGAGGAGATATGGCAGAGGGCTAGGAAGGAGCTGGACTACGTATACGTGGGCAACGTCCCCGGCCACAAGGCCCAACACACCTACTGCCCCAAATGCGGCGCCCTGCTAATAAAGAGATTCGCCGACAGAGTTGTCGAAGTGAAGCTGGACGGCAAAAGATGTCCAAAGTGTGGCTACGAGATAAAAATCAGGGGGCACATAGGCCACTACGGCAACCTCTACAGGCGATTTATCTAA
- a CDS encoding carbon starvation CstA family protein, translating to MLNTPAPYILLGLILYFLTYWFYARWVDKKIWESDPNRPTPAKLYFDGVEYFPVSKYVLFGYQFKSVAALGPIVGPLTAVLFFGWVPALLWVIFGNMFIGWVQDYSSMMLSIRNEGRSMGPITYRLLGDRVRKILLIYLIFYLIIITAVFEWVIIDVLNRVPGTFTAVLFVLFGGVIFGVLIFRMRMDVLLATLIALAIVFVGYFTVALVPAVRAPGTNFLDPPDFFKAHNFNPALTWPGTLTVAFWLVVLSILYYIAAVTPMPKFLLPTVYVGYLPSIIALVLVLIAAIFTPLTGLTIQQTPVKALYVDPLQNPQGGPLWPILFVTIACGAISGWHSLVSSGLTPKQLEYETDALPVGGGAMMTEGAVALSSIAAIMVLSQPPAGAAAYVQGATLLTTKLLNVPDVYMNILYGIFVTVMGLITSMLFVRVFRLIMAELFEESPLGNKYISPLVILAISGFLAFVGSWTNLWIFFGGTNQLLAGLALLLVAIFLASIKKPTAYVFVPGIFMAITTLAALAWETYVYGLYAYLGKPIGVQAAVAALYGKDIVTISNLISAAFGALLLVLGAITTYYLITGWVKYKRGEAVKK from the coding sequence ATGTTAAACACGCCGGCCCCCTATATCTTGTTGGGGCTAATACTATACTTTTTGACATATTGGTTCTACGCCAGGTGGGTGGACAAGAAGATTTGGGAAAGCGACCCCAACAGGCCCACGCCAGCGAAGCTCTACTTCGACGGCGTGGAGTACTTCCCAGTGTCTAAGTACGTGCTCTTCGGCTACCAGTTCAAGTCGGTGGCTGCGCTTGGCCCCATTGTGGGCCCCTTGACTGCCGTCCTCTTCTTCGGCTGGGTGCCTGCCCTCCTCTGGGTGATATTTGGCAACATGTTCATTGGGTGGGTACAGGACTACAGCTCCATGATGCTCTCCATAAGAAATGAGGGCCGCTCAATGGGGCCGATAACCTACAGACTGCTTGGAGATAGAGTTCGGAAAATCTTGCTAATATATCTAATCTTCTACTTGATAATTATCACGGCGGTTTTTGAGTGGGTGATCATCGACGTGTTGAACAGAGTGCCTGGGACCTTCACTGCCGTGTTGTTTGTATTGTTCGGCGGCGTAATATTCGGCGTTCTTATCTTCCGCATGAGGATGGACGTACTCTTGGCGACCCTCATAGCCCTCGCTATAGTGTTCGTGGGCTACTTCACCGTGGCACTAGTTCCCGCAGTTAGGGCGCCGGGGACCAACTTCCTGGACCCGCCGGACTTCTTCAAGGCACACAACTTCAACCCAGCTCTGACGTGGCCTGGCACGTTGACCGTGGCCTTCTGGCTGGTGGTACTCTCCATCCTCTACTACATAGCCGCTGTGACTCCGATGCCCAAGTTCCTACTGCCCACCGTGTACGTGGGATATCTTCCGAGCATTATCGCCCTAGTGCTCGTCTTAATTGCCGCGATCTTTACGCCGTTGACGGGGCTGACGATACAGCAGACGCCCGTAAAGGCTCTCTACGTAGATCCGCTTCAGAACCCCCAGGGCGGCCCGCTGTGGCCAATACTCTTTGTGACAATTGCCTGCGGAGCGATCTCTGGCTGGCACAGCCTAGTCTCGTCGGGTCTAACGCCTAAGCAACTTGAGTATGAGACAGACGCCTTGCCAGTGGGCGGAGGGGCCATGATGACCGAGGGCGCCGTGGCCCTTTCCTCCATCGCCGCAATAATGGTGCTATCACAGCCCCCGGCGGGCGCCGCGGCGTATGTGCAAGGTGCGACTCTGCTCACCACCAAGCTTCTGAACGTCCCAGACGTGTACATGAACATCTTGTACGGCATCTTCGTGACGGTGATGGGGCTTATAACATCGATGCTCTTTGTGAGAGTGTTCAGGCTGATAATGGCGGAGCTGTTTGAGGAAAGCCCGCTTGGCAACAAGTACATATCTCCCCTGGTGATACTGGCCATCTCCGGCTTCTTGGCGTTTGTGGGTAGCTGGACAAATCTCTGGATATTCTTCGGCGGCACCAACCAGCTACTGGCCGGCCTAGCGCTGTTACTAGTGGCAATATTCCTCGCCAGCATAAAGAAGCCCACGGCCTACGTCTTTGTGCCGGGCATATTCATGGCCATCACCACCCTTGCTGCGCTGGCTTGGGAGACGTACGTATATGGCCTATACGCATACTTAGGCAAGCCGATAGGGGTTCAAGCGGCGGTCGCAGCCTTGTACGGCAAAGACATAGTTACAATTTCCAACTTGATCTCCGCGGCGTTTGGAGCGCTGTTGCTTGTACTAGGCGCAATAACCACGTATTACCTAATCACAGGCTGGGTTAAATACAAGAGGGGGGAGGCGGTAAAGAAATAA